A genomic region of Desulfosarcina ovata subsp. ovata contains the following coding sequences:
- a CDS encoding peptidoglycan-binding domain-containing protein encodes MSIRIAVKQGQCIECIAYEHGFTPQTILDHPDNAKIKNRRREHNILKHGDVVVVPDRRQHEEDAATGKRHRYRRKGLPVKFNLVLEEGGEPRANEPYVLWIDGEVSEGETDKDGVLSESISPGARKGRLLIGEGENQEEFLLDFGYVDPINELSGIQGRLKNLGLYDGPVDGNPSEETTAAIVAFQASVGLESNGKSDDYKTMNALLEAHWS; translated from the coding sequence ATGTCGATTAGAATTGCAGTTAAACAGGGACAATGCATCGAATGTATTGCCTACGAGCATGGGTTTACCCCTCAAACCATACTGGACCACCCTGACAACGCGAAGATTAAAAACCGTCGCCGGGAACATAACATTCTTAAGCATGGAGACGTGGTCGTTGTGCCCGACCGCCGGCAGCATGAAGAGGATGCCGCCACGGGAAAACGCCATCGCTACAGACGCAAAGGCCTGCCTGTAAAGTTTAATCTGGTGTTGGAAGAAGGTGGCGAACCTCGCGCCAATGAGCCATATGTCTTGTGGATAGACGGCGAAGTTAGTGAAGGCGAAACCGACAAGGACGGTGTCCTCAGCGAGTCGATTTCACCTGGTGCCCGAAAGGGACGATTGCTGATCGGCGAAGGGGAAAACCAGGAGGAATTCCTACTGGATTTCGGATACGTGGATCCCATCAATGAATTGAGCGGCATTCAGGGCAGGTTGAAAAACCTGGGACTATACGACGGACCGGTGGACGGGAATCCTTCGGAAGAGACAACAGCAGCCATCGTCGCCTTCCAGGCATCGGTGGGGCTGGAAAGCAACGGAAAATCGGATGACTACAAAACCATGAATGCGTTGCTTGAAGCGCATTGGAGTTGA
- a CDS encoding type II toxin-antitoxin system RelB/DinJ family antitoxin: MAKTAIIQTRVDPTVKHNAQIILKKLNISMSEAISMYLSQITLHNGIPFEIKLPNDVTAKTLKESEKGDDLHTVDSVDALFQELDS, translated from the coding sequence ATGGCAAAAACAGCAATAATTCAAACCCGCGTCGATCCGACGGTAAAGCATAACGCTCAAATCATATTGAAAAAACTAAACATTTCGATGTCAGAAGCTATTTCCATGTACCTGTCGCAGATCACATTGCATAATGGGATCCCATTTGAAATAAAACTGCCCAACGATGTTACGGCCAAAACGCTAAAGGAATCTGAAAAGGGAGACGATCTTCATACAGTTGATTCCGTTGATGCTTTGTTTCAGGAGCTGGATAGTTGA
- a CDS encoding type II toxin-antitoxin system mRNA interferase toxin, RelE/StbE family, which yields MKIHYTTQFKKDYKRIKKQNKDLSKLRTVIEKLSSKPILFGIYIAITSCY from the coding sequence TTGAAAATACATTATACGACTCAATTCAAGAAGGACTACAAAAGGATCAAGAAACAAAACAAAGACCTTTCAAAATTGAGAACCGTTATAGAAAAACTATCTTCGAAACCAATACTGTTCGGCATATATATTGCCATAACATCCTGTTATTAA
- a CDS encoding IS4 family transposase gives MSEHIDKNVFQTILSPVLPLIEVNQNSLHNDLDTYKLSLSSFTTNLLFGIITRIKSVGQIVTEIKTSPTAKALGLVVASKSMYNEAFNRYPPEIFKDIFHQLVKELDLHKIPEISHLGKMLIVDGSLFPAISNMAWACYKKTANAIKMHLSFELNRMIPTEFISTEGNFSEKEFVKQILREGITYVCDRGYIAFNLFKQISDSNAFFIIRGKSNMTYTVKECLTATVPDTFLKFFSDITDSNIIFNSDENKASYRIVSFTAMGENYILITNRNDLTTYEIIMLYAYRWQVELFFRFIKRTFKGIHLMSQSPHGVQIQFYLYMIAYLLLLSFKQDTEIISRENEKDEHESEENNKNETLLTSSSCSNSNAKRPYVCGLVTLLGEKLKQFYKIGLHWLLAVKNNLLEIFDVNIAKVIAQYSYQ, from the coding sequence ATGAGCGAACACATCGACAAAAATGTTTTTCAAACAATTCTATCACCGGTGCTACCATTGATTGAGGTTAATCAAAATAGTCTCCATAATGATTTGGACACTTACAAGCTTTCATTATCATCGTTCACCACAAATTTGCTTTTTGGAATAATAACCAGAATTAAAAGCGTTGGACAAATCGTCACTGAGATCAAAACATCACCAACTGCTAAGGCATTAGGATTGGTCGTCGCATCGAAGTCTATGTATAATGAAGCGTTTAATCGTTATCCCCCAGAAATATTTAAAGATATATTCCATCAGTTGGTAAAAGAATTGGATTTGCATAAAATTCCGGAAATCAGTCATCTTGGAAAAATGCTAATTGTAGATGGTTCGCTTTTTCCGGCCATTTCCAATATGGCATGGGCTTGTTACAAGAAAACCGCTAATGCGATCAAAATGCATTTATCTTTTGAACTCAACCGAATGATTCCAACCGAATTTATCAGTACGGAAGGTAACTTTTCCGAAAAAGAATTTGTTAAGCAAATTCTTCGCGAAGGCATTACATATGTCTGTGATCGAGGCTATATCGCTTTCAATCTGTTCAAGCAGATATCCGACAGCAATGCATTTTTTATTATTCGCGGAAAGTCGAATATGACGTACACTGTAAAAGAGTGTCTCACTGCCACCGTACCGGATACATTCTTGAAATTTTTCAGTGACATCACAGATTCAAATATAATATTCAATAGCGATGAAAACAAAGCAAGTTATCGTATTGTTAGCTTTACGGCTATGGGCGAAAACTACATTTTGATCACAAACAGAAATGATTTGACAACTTACGAAATTATAATGCTTTACGCTTACAGGTGGCAAGTGGAACTTTTTTTTCGCTTCATAAAAAGAACCTTCAAGGGAATTCACTTAATGAGCCAATCTCCTCATGGCGTACAGATACAATTCTACTTGTATATGATTGCTTATCTATTGTTATTATCATTCAAACAAGATACGGAAATAATAAGCAGAGAAAATGAAAAAGATGAGCATGAATCTGAAGAAAATAATAAGAACGAAACCTTGCTAACTTCATCTTCATGCTCCAATTCAAATGCAAAAAGACCATATGTTTGCGGGTTAGTAACTCTTCTTGGAGAAAAATTAAAACAGTTTTATAAAATTGGTCTTCACTGGTTATTAGCAGTAAAAAATAATTTGTTAGAAATATTTGATGTGAATATCGCCAAAGTTATTGCTCAATACTCTTATCAATGA
- a CDS encoding type II toxin-antitoxin system YafQ family toxin produces the protein MNVPNSIASKHILEQSYRDHPLSGKWKDHRDCHIEPDWLLIYRITSECERTK, from the coding sequence ATGAATGTGCCGAACAGTATTGCTTCGAAACATATATTAGAGCAAAGCTATCGGGACCATCCGCTTTCAGGAAAATGGAAAGATCACCGCGATTGCCACATTGAACCCGATTGGCTCTTAATCTACCGTATCACGTCCGAATGTGAGCGAACAAAATAA
- a CDS encoding Druantia anti-phage system protein DruA encodes MSESMTIQGRKLFSEDIELIRRLMADNPDWHRSRLSIELCRMWNWRTDKGQPKDIACRSMLRKLEQRQFIVLPPPLRPGNHSRQIPDMPHRRDPIEGVLDDLRPVEIIMVSGRSDNDHLFHCLMDRYHYLGCRGHVGEHMKYMVYDRHERPLACLLFGSAAWKTTPRDRYIGWNVATRQGNLKLLTNNTRFLILPWVRIPNLASFILGACLRRLRSDWSTRYGHDLCLVETFVDRSRFEGTCYQAANWLKLGQTKGRSRQDRYRKLKVPVKDLYVYPLTADFKKRLCAAG; translated from the coding sequence ATGAGTGAGAGCATGACCATTCAGGGGCGCAAATTATTTTCCGAAGATATTGAACTGATTCGTCGGCTGATGGCCGACAATCCGGATTGGCACCGCAGTCGGTTATCCATCGAACTGTGCCGAATGTGGAATTGGCGCACCGATAAAGGTCAGCCCAAAGATATTGCCTGCCGTTCAATGTTGCGTAAGCTAGAACAACGCCAGTTCATCGTGCTGCCGCCACCGTTGCGACCGGGAAATCATTCCCGGCAGATACCTGACATGCCTCATCGTCGCGACCCCATCGAGGGAGTGCTGGACGATCTTCGTCCTGTTGAAATCATCATGGTCAGTGGCCGTTCAGACAACGATCACCTTTTTCATTGTCTAATGGATCGCTACCATTATTTGGGGTGCCGGGGTCACGTTGGCGAGCATATGAAGTATATGGTCTATGATCGCCACGAAAGGCCCCTGGCCTGCCTGCTTTTTGGATCGGCAGCCTGGAAAACAACACCACGAGACCGTTACATCGGATGGAACGTGGCTACACGCCAAGGGAATCTGAAGCTGTTGACCAACAACACCCGGTTTTTGATTCTACCCTGGGTTCGCATTCCCAACTTGGCCAGTTTCATTCTGGGCGCTTGTCTCAGGCGGTTGCGGTCCGATTGGTCCACGCGCTATGGTCACGATTTGTGCCTGGTCGAAACCTTCGTCGATCGTTCCCGCTTTGAAGGGACCTGTTATCAGGCTGCCAACTGGCTAAAATTGGGGCAAACCAAAGGCCGCAGCCGTCAAGATCGCTATCGAAAGTTGAAGGTGCCGGTCAAAGACCTGTACGTTTATCCGTTGACAGCCGATTTCAAAAAGCGCTTATGTGCCGCAGGCTGA
- the vapB gene encoding type II toxin-antitoxin system antitoxin VapB, producing the protein MQTAKLFFNGRSQAVRLPKNLRFSGNDVFIRKLGKMVVLIPKDDPWSSLINSIDQFTDDFMDSRNQPDQDSREEF; encoded by the coding sequence ATGCAAACTGCGAAACTCTTTTTTAATGGTCGAAGCCAAGCGGTAAGGTTACCGAAAAACCTCAGATTTTCTGGCAATGATGTTTTTATCAGAAAACTCGGCAAGATGGTTGTCCTTATCCCAAAAGACGACCCTTGGTCATCACTCATCAATAGTATTGATCAATTTACAGATGATTTTATGGATAGCAGAAATCAACCTGACCAAGATTCTCGAGAAGAATTCTAA
- the vapC gene encoding type II toxin-antitoxin system tRNA(fMet)-specific endonuclease VapC gives MKFMLDTNICIYIIKRKPPNVIDRFKRTEISQIGISSITLSELIYGVSRSSKPEQNRLALTQFVAPLEILPYDDEASQYYGDLRVHLEKQGTPIGALDMLIAAHAISIDCTLVTNNEKEFIRVPKLKIVNWTK, from the coding sequence ATGAAATTCATGCTCGATACAAACATCTGTATTTATATAATCAAAAGAAAGCCTCCCAATGTTATAGACCGTTTCAAACGAACTGAAATTTCGCAAATAGGTATCTCGTCGATTACCCTGAGTGAACTAATATATGGTGTCTCAAGAAGTTCTAAGCCCGAACAAAACAGATTGGCTTTAACACAGTTTGTCGCGCCATTAGAAATTTTGCCCTATGACGATGAAGCGTCTCAATATTATGGCGATCTAAGAGTCCATTTGGAAAAGCAAGGGACACCTATTGGTGCACTTGATATGCTTATCGCCGCCCATGCGATTTCAATTGACTGCACTCTGGTCACCAACAACGAAAAAGAATTTATTCGAGTACCGAAATTAAAAATAGTTAACTGGACCAAATAG
- a CDS encoding IS1634 family transposase: MEQFETRFKQVDVLPMVKYFMDQLDLFNLFSKYVPASEGSLAEHAQSLCILIANIICDNKPLYKVQEWLCQYTDGLVTEPVEPSFFNDDRLARALSALFHADRHTLMTEASCNAISVHQLLTEEIHNDSTSVTFIGKYETPDPQAVKLKHGHNKDFRPDCKQVVFGLNITADGHVPLSYQLFDGNTTDDVTHIPNWNGLRTLLGKEDFIYIADCKLKTEKNLTHIADEGGLFITIVPKNHKEYIQFIKYLKKNEVPWEDAFSVENSRKKGVFTVYRTYEAERTKEGFRVIFVHSSTKQKEDEARRQKKIDKAIEQLESLSPKLNAYHLKTKKEIKAAIDKIVKDVKEFIDVRIVTDRRQIKVKVSPGRPSLKSVYKNKWEFTHRIEWKLIEQGLIEASRIDGIFPLITNTQLEASEVLGKYKNQPFLEKRMYTKKSILEVAPVFIKKEHRIEAMLFLYFIALMIVSLIERKIRMNMTAEEIDKLPILPQGMNTKKPTWNNIRYFYRNVHFSQIIRNGVCIQSVVKGIGDMHKLINRLLEIPEAIYNYLQDGWWQFKAT, translated from the coding sequence ATGGAGCAATTTGAAACTCGATTCAAGCAAGTTGATGTATTGCCAATGGTCAAGTATTTCATGGATCAGCTTGACCTTTTCAACCTTTTTTCCAAGTATGTTCCGGCATCCGAGGGAAGTCTTGCGGAGCATGCGCAAAGCTTGTGTATCTTAATTGCCAACATCATATGTGACAACAAACCACTATACAAGGTTCAAGAATGGTTGTGCCAATATACAGATGGACTTGTAACAGAACCGGTCGAGCCAAGTTTTTTTAACGATGATCGTCTTGCCAGGGCACTATCAGCATTATTTCATGCAGACCGCCATACGCTGATGACCGAGGCTTCTTGCAATGCCATATCGGTACACCAGTTACTTACGGAGGAAATACATAATGATAGCACATCCGTGACTTTCATCGGCAAATACGAAACTCCCGATCCGCAAGCGGTCAAGCTTAAGCACGGGCACAACAAGGATTTTCGACCCGATTGCAAACAAGTTGTATTTGGTTTGAATATCACGGCGGACGGACATGTTCCACTCAGTTATCAGCTATTTGACGGGAATACGACCGATGATGTGACCCATATTCCCAACTGGAACGGCCTGCGCACATTGTTGGGAAAAGAGGATTTCATTTATATCGCCGACTGCAAGTTGAAAACCGAAAAGAATCTAACGCACATCGCTGATGAAGGAGGGTTGTTTATCACCATTGTTCCGAAGAATCACAAGGAATACATCCAGTTCATCAAATATCTGAAAAAAAATGAAGTACCTTGGGAAGACGCCTTTAGCGTAGAAAACTCACGAAAAAAAGGTGTGTTTACCGTTTACCGGACCTATGAGGCCGAGCGGACCAAGGAAGGCTTTCGGGTTATTTTTGTTCACAGCAGTACCAAACAAAAAGAGGACGAAGCCAGAAGACAGAAAAAGATCGATAAGGCCATTGAGCAGTTAGAAAGCCTGTCACCGAAACTCAATGCGTATCATTTGAAAACCAAAAAGGAAATCAAGGCCGCTATCGATAAGATTGTCAAGGATGTTAAAGAGTTTATAGATGTCCGGATAGTAACCGACCGCAGACAGATCAAGGTGAAAGTATCTCCCGGCAGACCGTCGTTGAAAAGCGTTTACAAAAACAAATGGGAATTTACCCATCGCATTGAATGGAAGTTGATTGAACAAGGTCTGATTGAAGCATCTCGAATCGATGGCATTTTCCCCTTGATTACCAATACGCAGCTTGAAGCCAGTGAGGTATTAGGAAAGTATAAAAACCAGCCGTTCCTTGAAAAACGGATGTATACCAAAAAATCGATACTGGAAGTAGCGCCTGTTTTTATTAAAAAGGAGCACCGTATTGAAGCCATGCTCTTTTTATATTTTATAGCCTTGATGATTGTGTCCCTTATCGAACGAAAGATACGGATGAATATGACAGCCGAGGAGATAGACAAGCTGCCCATATTACCCCAAGGGATGAATACAAAAAAGCCGACTTGGAATAACATCCGTTATTTCTATCGTAATGTCCACTTCTCGCAGATAATCCGAAATGGCGTATGTATACAATCAGTTGTGAAGGGAATCGGTGACATGCACAAACTTATCAACCGGTTGTTGGAGATACCCGAGGCGATCTACAATTATCTTCAAGATGGCTGGTGGCAATTTAAAGCTACTTGA
- a CDS encoding plasma-membrane proton-efflux P-type ATPase — translation MDESQITTKAAQPLSTDELMQRLDANWQGLSNADAAKRLDRFGANEITEKTISPFLKFLGYLWGPIPWMIEAAAILSLIVHHWVDLGIIVTLLLFNAGVGFWQEYQAGNAVAALKNKLALKCRVLREGVWKPMPARELVPGDVIRLRAGDIIPADAKLIDGDYLSVDQSALTGESLPAGKEKGDVVYSGSIARQGEMLALVTTTGGQTYFGQTAKLVAGAGKVSHFQKAVLQIGDHLIYLSLGLVAVLIIVQLFRGAGFTELLQFALILTVASIPVAMPAVLSVTMAVGAVALSKMKAIVSRLASVEEMAGMDILCSDKTGTLTQNRLTLGKPQTFGAADVGELILTAALASKAENNDSIDSAVIGALEDPAALDDYRALGFVPFDPVGKRTEATIRAADGRHFKVTKGAPQVIMDLAGLDPQTRSKAETIVATMARKGLRTLGVARTQGEDDAWQFMGILPLFDPPRKDSAETIAQARTHGIKVKMVTGDNIAIAREIAGNLGMGKNIQDADRLLAETRSSDDDLAARTEAADGFAQVFPEHKYRIVKALQDKGHIVGMTGDGVNDAPALKQADVGIAVSGATDAARAAADLVLTAPGLSVLVRAVEEARRIFERMNSYAVYRITETIRIMIFVVLAMVVFNFYPITAIMIILLAFLNDVPIMTIAYDNTGLEPGPVRWDMHRIIAVSTVMGLTGVAGSFLMLYIALDLLHLTIPQVQTYIFLKMAVSGHLTLFVARSKGFFLKKPYPAPVMIWSALATKVIGTLLAAYGFGLITPIHWREIALIWGYSIVWAFFTDWAKTLVYRHFNMQGRRHEHFLGTLHGPLTPHSTHGGVQP, via the coding sequence ATGGATGAAAGTCAGATAACGACAAAAGCGGCCCAGCCACTTTCCACCGATGAATTGATGCAACGCCTGGATGCCAACTGGCAGGGGCTTTCCAATGCCGACGCCGCCAAGCGCCTGGATCGGTTCGGGGCCAATGAAATCACGGAAAAAACCATCAGCCCATTCCTTAAATTCCTGGGCTACCTGTGGGGACCGATTCCCTGGATGATCGAAGCGGCGGCGATCCTCTCCCTCATCGTCCACCATTGGGTCGATCTGGGCATTATCGTCACCCTGCTGCTGTTCAATGCCGGTGTGGGATTCTGGCAGGAATACCAGGCCGGCAATGCCGTGGCGGCCCTGAAAAACAAGCTGGCCCTCAAATGCCGGGTCCTGCGCGAAGGGGTCTGGAAGCCCATGCCGGCCCGCGAACTGGTTCCCGGGGACGTCATTCGCTTAAGGGCCGGAGACATCATTCCCGCCGACGCCAAACTGATCGACGGAGACTACCTGAGCGTGGACCAGTCGGCCCTCACCGGCGAATCCCTGCCTGCCGGAAAAGAAAAAGGCGACGTGGTCTACTCGGGATCCATCGCCAGGCAGGGAGAAATGCTCGCCCTGGTCACCACTACCGGCGGGCAGACCTATTTCGGGCAGACCGCCAAGCTGGTGGCTGGCGCCGGCAAGGTGTCACACTTCCAGAAAGCCGTCCTGCAGATCGGCGATCACCTGATCTATCTCAGTCTTGGCCTGGTCGCAGTACTGATCATCGTGCAGCTGTTCCGCGGCGCCGGTTTCACGGAACTGCTCCAGTTCGCCCTGATTCTCACCGTGGCCTCCATTCCGGTGGCCATGCCGGCCGTGCTCTCGGTCACCATGGCCGTGGGCGCGGTGGCGCTGTCCAAAATGAAGGCCATCGTCTCGCGCCTGGCGTCGGTGGAGGAGATGGCCGGGATGGATATTCTCTGCTCGGACAAGACCGGCACCCTCACCCAGAACCGCCTCACCTTGGGAAAACCGCAGACGTTCGGTGCGGCCGACGTCGGTGAGCTGATCCTGACCGCGGCCCTGGCCTCCAAGGCGGAAAACAACGACAGCATCGATTCGGCCGTCATTGGCGCCCTGGAGGACCCCGCTGCGCTGGACGATTACCGCGCCCTCGGCTTCGTGCCTTTCGATCCGGTGGGCAAACGCACCGAAGCGACGATTCGCGCCGCGGACGGCCGGCATTTCAAAGTGACCAAGGGCGCCCCGCAGGTGATCATGGATCTGGCCGGTCTCGATCCGCAGACACGCAGCAAAGCCGAAACCATCGTCGCCACCATGGCCCGCAAGGGCCTGCGCACCCTGGGGGTGGCCCGCACCCAGGGAGAAGACGATGCCTGGCAGTTCATGGGCATCCTGCCGCTTTTCGATCCGCCACGGAAGGACTCGGCGGAAACCATCGCCCAGGCCCGAACGCACGGCATCAAGGTCAAGATGGTCACCGGAGACAACATCGCCATCGCCCGGGAGATCGCCGGCAACCTCGGGATGGGAAAAAATATCCAGGACGCCGACCGACTGCTTGCTGAAACGCGGTCATCGGATGACGACCTGGCAGCCCGCACGGAAGCGGCCGACGGTTTCGCCCAGGTTTTTCCCGAACACAAGTATCGCATCGTCAAGGCGCTCCAGGACAAGGGTCATATCGTCGGCATGACCGGCGACGGGGTCAACGACGCCCCGGCCCTCAAGCAGGCCGATGTGGGCATCGCCGTCAGCGGGGCCACCGACGCGGCCCGGGCGGCGGCCGACCTGGTCCTCACCGCGCCGGGCCTTTCGGTACTGGTTCGCGCCGTGGAGGAAGCGCGCCGCATTTTCGAACGCATGAACAGCTATGCAGTCTACCGCATCACGGAAACCATCCGCATCATGATCTTCGTGGTCCTGGCGATGGTCGTTTTCAACTTCTACCCGATCACGGCAATCATGATCATCCTGCTGGCCTTTCTCAACGATGTCCCGATCATGACCATTGCTTACGATAACACCGGGCTGGAACCCGGACCGGTGCGTTGGGACATGCACCGCATCATTGCCGTCTCCACGGTCATGGGTCTGACCGGCGTGGCCGGCAGTTTCCTGATGCTCTACATCGCCCTGGATCTTCTGCACCTGACCATTCCCCAGGTTCAGACCTACATCTTCCTGAAGATGGCCGTCTCCGGTCATCTGACGCTCTTCGTGGCCCGCAGCAAGGGGTTTTTCCTCAAAAAACCCTACCCGGCACCGGTGATGATCTGGTCGGCACTGGCCACCAAAGTGATCGGCACCTTGCTGGCCGCTTACGGATTCGGACTGATCACACCGATCCACTGGAGAGAAATCGCGCTGATCTGGGGCTATTCCATTGTCTGGGCGTTCTTTACCGACTGGGCCAAAACCCTGGTTTACCGGCACTTCAACATGCAGGGCCGGCGCCATGAGCATTTTCTGGGAACGCTGCATGGCCCATTGACGCCCCATTCGACGCACGGCGGCGTTCAGCCATAG
- a CDS encoding universal stress protein: METFNNILVVSRSTHRCINVLRTGIALARKFDARLHVLHIIHDPFNVNGWNLPVPSLDEEYKAMVEKARAELNKMAQAEKAEGLIVNEWVRDGNPVDAIRQAVESENVDLILMLAHEEGRLEHFLFGKTNDAIIRHLPATLMLVK; encoded by the coding sequence ATGGAAACCTTCAATAATATTCTCGTCGTCAGCCGGTCCACCCATCGTTGCATCAACGTCCTGCGCACCGGCATTGCCCTGGCCCGCAAATTCGACGCCCGACTGCATGTTCTGCATATCATCCACGATCCCTTCAACGTCAACGGATGGAACCTGCCGGTGCCGTCCCTGGATGAGGAGTACAAGGCGATGGTTGAAAAGGCACGCGCCGAACTGAACAAAATGGCCCAAGCCGAAAAAGCCGAAGGCCTGATTGTCAATGAATGGGTCCGGGACGGCAACCCAGTGGATGCCATCCGGCAGGCGGTCGAAAGCGAAAACGTGGACCTAATTCTCATGCTGGCCCATGAGGAGGGGCGTCTGGAACACTTCCTGTTCGGCAAAACCAACGATGCCATCATCCGCCACCTGCCGGCCACCTTGATGCTTGTCAAATAA
- a CDS encoding response regulator transcription factor: MRQVLIIDDNPQIRERIAARLAESPLIRIAGQAGSGSEAIDAVQKLKPDTVTLDIRLPDQSGLDLLKRFKALYPQMRIIMLTNLDDHRYRQHCLRLGADDFLSKVTEFDRILGAVIDHPVLGASACTPTKGEHHGNLQ, translated from the coding sequence ATGAGACAGGTATTGATCATCGACGACAACCCACAGATCCGCGAACGCATCGCCGCGCGGCTGGCCGAATCTCCGCTCATCCGGATTGCCGGGCAGGCCGGCAGCGGCAGCGAAGCCATCGATGCGGTACAGAAACTGAAACCCGATACGGTAACCCTGGACATCCGCCTGCCCGACCAAAGTGGTCTGGACCTGCTCAAGCGGTTCAAGGCCCTTTATCCGCAGATGCGGATCATCATGCTGACCAACCTCGACGATCACCGCTATCGGCAACACTGCCTTCGCCTTGGCGCCGACGATTTCCTCAGCAAGGTCACGGAGTTCGACAGGATCCTCGGTGCGGTCATCGATCACCCGGTGCTCGGCGCTTCAGCCTGCACCCCAACGAAAGGAGAGCATCATGGAAACCTTCAATAA
- a CDS encoding response regulator transcription factor: MIEVIIADDHPIVRAGLKQIIMEQADISVAAEAANGIDLLRQVRERDYDVILLDLTMPGMDGLDVLKQLRIEKPRIPVVILTIHPESQYALRILKAGAAGYLTKASADGELIKAIRKVHRGGKYISPSLAERIAFALDEDTRKLPHETLSDREYQVLCLIGTGKTVSRIADELALSVKTVSTYRTRILEKMRMENNAELIHYAVQNGLVE; this comes from the coding sequence ATGATCGAGGTTATCATTGCCGACGACCATCCCATTGTCCGTGCCGGTCTGAAACAGATTATCATGGAGCAGGCCGACATCAGCGTGGCCGCCGAAGCCGCCAATGGCATCGATCTGCTTCGCCAGGTGCGCGAACGGGATTACGATGTCATCCTGCTGGACCTGACCATGCCGGGCATGGACGGACTGGATGTGCTCAAACAGCTCAGGATCGAAAAACCCCGGATCCCCGTGGTCATTCTCACCATTCATCCGGAGTCCCAGTACGCCCTGAGAATATTGAAAGCCGGTGCGGCCGGCTATCTGACCAAGGCCAGCGCCGACGGGGAGCTGATCAAGGCCATCCGCAAGGTGCATCGCGGCGGCAAGTATATCAGCCCCTCCCTGGCGGAGAGAATTGCCTTTGCCCTGGATGAGGATACGCGCAAACTGCCCCACGAGACCCTTTCGGACCGCGAGTACCAGGTCCTGTGCCTGATCGGCACCGGAAAGACGGTCTCCCGGATTGCCGACGAACTGGCCTTGAGCGTCAAGACCGTCAGCACCTACCGCACCCGCATCCTGGAGAAGATGCGCATGGAAAACAATGCCGAACTGATCCACTATGCCGTGCAGAACGGCCTGGTGGAGTAG